The Methanooceanicella nereidis genome window below encodes:
- a CDS encoding DUF3006 family protein: MKATIDRIECEFAVLLLREDERISFDLPMAIMPEGCKEGDIVDIDISIDIESTEEAKERVSKLLDKLKSKKYPKERYPYLKKED; the protein is encoded by the coding sequence ATGAAAGCTACCATAGACCGGATAGAATGCGAATTCGCGGTCCTTTTATTAAGGGAAGACGAGCGTATATCCTTCGACCTGCCAATGGCCATCATGCCGGAAGGCTGTAAAGAAGGCGACATCGTAGACATCGACATTTCAATAGACATAGAAAGCACAGAGGAGGCTAAAGAGAGAGTCTCGAAGCTCCTCGACAAGCTAAAAAGTAAAAAATATCCTAAAGAGAGATATCCATACCTAAAAAAAGAAGACTAA